AGAGCGAGAGTTCGTTCTGATGCTCGGGCGTCTTCGACGTCGGATAGCCTGTGGTGCCGTTGGGCAAGACGATCTTCGTCCAGGGCTGCGTGTAGCCCCAGGTGTCGAATGCAGTGTTGCGGATGAAGAAGTTCGCGCCGCCGTGGAAGGTGTTGCTGCCCTGCTTGATGGAATAGTTTTCGACGCCGAGGCCCTGATACTGCGCCGAGGAGCCGCTGGTCTGGACCTGGAACTGATCGACGGCGTCGACGGAGAGGTTCTGGTTCAGCTTGCGGTTGTCGCCCTGCGAGTCGACGGTCGTCTGCGGGACGCCCTCGATGTACATCTCGTTGGAGTTGCCGGAGCCTGCGCCGTTGAAGATGCCGGAACGACCGCCGCTGTTGACGCCGGGCATCAGCGAGGCAAAGCTGGTCGGGTCACGCGGACCGCCGGAGGTGATCTGCAGCGGAAGCTCGGAGTAGGTGGAGTTCTCCATGACTGCGCCGAGTGTGGCGTTCTGCGTCTGGAGTGCAGGAGGCGCGGTCGAAACGGTCACGGTGTCCGACGTGCTGCCCACGGTGAGCTTCGGGTTCAGGCCGACGGTGTTGAGCGCGTCGACTGTGACGTTCTGCTGCTTGAAGCTTTGAAAGCCGGGCGCCGTGACGACCACCGTGTACACGCCGGGGTGTAAGGGCGACATGACGTAGTAGCCGTTGCCCGTGGACTTCCGCGTGGTGGTGACGCCAGTGGAATTCTCTGTCGCCGCGATGGTCGCTCCGGGAATGACGGCGCCGGTGGGGTCGGTGACGGTGCCTGCGATGGCTCCTTGTCCAGCTATCTGTGCGTTCGCGGGAGGAAGCAGGATGAGCGGTAAAAGCAAAATGGGGAGAACCAACCGCAAGGCACGGCGCGTAACAGCACGAAGTTCGGACATGGGCCCTTATGTTCCTTGATTGATATTTTTTCTATGACGGAATGAATCGTATGGACAGCATTACAGGTTTGTCAATAGAAATAAATTTTCATTTGAGAAATACATGAGAACACACGGCTTGGCCTATTTTGTTTTTACCGGCAACATTTCAGTTAGATGGGTGAAAATTAAATTTCCAAATAGGACTTTATTTTTCTATTGCAGTTCGAGTATAGTCCATGACGCTCATCAGAACCTCCCCAGCGATGCTTTCGGCATGGCGTGTTCTGGTGGGCGCAAACCATTCTCCAGAGGTGATTTAAGTGATAAGGCTCTCCCGAAGAACCCTGGCTGTACTTGTCTCTGCTGCCAGCCTGATGACGGCTGCGGCGTGTGCGCAGGTGCCTGCTTTTCCTGGCGCCTACGGCTTTGGCGCAAACGCAACTGGAGGCCGTGGCGGCACGGTTTACCACGTAACCAACCTGGGCGATTCGGGTCCAGGCTCGTTCCGCGATGCAGTCAGTCAGCCTGACCGCATCATCGTCTTCGACGTTGGCGGCTATATCGTGCTGAAGTCTCCGGTCTCGGTCAACGGCAATCTCACCATTGCCGGACAGACGGCTCCGGGCGGAGGAATCGGCATTATGGGTGGTGAGGTTTCTCTGAGCAATAAGAGCAACATCATCATGCGCAATGTGAGGATACGTCAGGGCAATCTGGACCCGCTGACTGGAAAGAGCGCGCTCGGTATGAGCGACTCATCGGACATCATCCTTGACCATTGCTCGTTTGAATATGGGCAGTGGGACAGCGTGGATGCAGTGGGAGGAGTGAACTTCACGGTGCAGAACTCGATCATTGCGGACCCGATCGAGCAGCAGTTCGGCGCGCATGTGGAAGTTGGCCCGTCGACTTTCTACCGCAACCTTTGGGTGAACGTTCATAACCGTCAGCCGCTGTCGAAGGACAATACGCAGTACATCAACAACATCATCTATGACTACGAGCTTGGGTATACGTCCGGCAACACAGGCGGCAAGTTCTCGCACGACATCATCAACAACTACTTCATCGCAGGCCCGATGACGTCTACACCGAGCGATGCGTTCTTTCAGATGAACGCCAACCAAAGTGTGTATGCAACCGGCAATATGGTGGACAGCACGGCAGACGGCATTCTGAATGGCGCGTCGAACAATACGGTCGGCAGTTCGCTGATTTTGAATGCGCCGTGGGCCGCTACGACGACGTCTATTCCTGCGTTGAGCGCTGCTGACGCTTACCCGAGTGTGTTGGCTGGAGCGGGTGCGTTTCCGCGCGATGAGGTCGATAACTTCGTTACAGGTGATGCTGCTTCGCTTGGCCTGAAAGGCCAGCTTTATAAGGACCAGGCAGTAACCGGTCTTTCGAATGACGGCTATGGAACGCTGACTGGCGGAACAGAATTTCCGAACCAGAGCGGTGATGGAATCGCCGACTACTGGGCTGCGGCAAACGGCATCAGCACGAGCGATGCCTCTGCGGGCAACGTGCAGTATGGAACGACTGGCTACACCAATCTTGAGGTCTACATCAATAGCCTGGTGCTTCCTGCGCCGTGGAGCGCGGGAGACATTGCGGGCACTCCGATGGCGGGAGCAAGCTCCTACAATCCGTTCAAGGATGAGTGGCTGCTGATCGGCAGCGGACAGAACGCTTCGACAACGTTTGATGCAGGGCAGTTTGCTTCGCAGGCCTGGAGCGTGGATGGCAGCTTCACGACGAAGCTGCTCTCGATCTCTGATGCGATGGCTGAGGGCGGCATCATGGTCCGCGGGTCGAACGATGCGGACTCAGCGTTTGTCGCGCTGGTGGCCGATAGCTCCGGCAGCGTGTCTCTTCTCTCGCGTAATGCAGATGGACAGAGCGCAAATGGGGTGCAGTTGCGTCATGGTCCTACGCCGCTCTGGCTGCGTGTTGTGCGCAAGTCGGGTACCTATGCCGGGTACATCAGTGTGGATGGTTCGCATTGGCGGCTGGTAGGGATTGCCAACGCGACCCTGCCTGAGACGTCGCGTGTAGGACTTGTTGCGGCTTCGGGAGGAACGGCGACGTTTGGCACTGCCGCTTTCACAAGCACAAGTCTTGACGCGAATACGGGGACGCCGGTGACGCTGAGTGTCTCGGATGCGAACCTGACTTATCCTGCTTCGACTAAGGTAGTGGTGACGGTTGCGGGAACGAGTGAAGGCAGAACCCACGGTATCGTGCGCATCTTCGATGGGAGCACGCGCATTGCGACGCTGCCTTTGATGCGGGATGGAAAAGCCTACTGGGATATCCATTCTCCGCTGGGTGCAGGCACGCATCTACTGACGGCTGCGTACACCGGAGATGAAGACACTCCGCCGGGCTTCTCGACAGCGACAAGCGTGGTGGTTGCTCCTGCGGCTGTCAGGCTTTCGGCGTGGTGCTGGAACGCGAGCGTTCCGTATGGCAGCAATTACACCTGCTTCGCCAACGTGAGTTCGGACGCGGGCGCTCCGGCGGGCACGCTTGAATACACGGTGGATGGCGCTCCGGCGAGCGTGCGGCTTGACCATGGGAATGCGCGCTTTTCAGTGGCTCATCCCGGCGTGGGTACGCATACCGTTACGTTGGAGTATCCGGCGCAGGGGAACTTCGCTGCGAGCGAGACGCTGACGGAGAACTTCACCGTCACGCCAGACTCGCACTAGTGGTTGACGCTGTACTTTGTTTCAGGATGCACGAAGAGCAACGGTCTATCTGTAGACCGTTGCTCTTTTTTATGCCAGCTTCGTTGCAGTTGCGGCAACTATGCGATCCAGCTCAGGATTTTAGGAAGATCGCAGGGTGAGGTTGAGACTGTTCCCTTTGCCATGGCAGGAGCGACGACGATGGCTTCATGCTGATCTTCAAACCAGGCGATGAAGCGCGATGAGCCTGCGCCGGTCAATCTCCTCTGATTGATCCACGTATAGTAGGCGCCCATGTCGGCGTCGATGAGTGAGCCTTGTGGGTCGACCTTCAGCGGGCCCCTGGAGGCCATCCACATCTCGTTCATCGGGCGCTGCGTCTGGCGTGGTGAGTAGCGCGTGACGAGCGTGAGCGGCCTGGCGCGGCGCAGCGCCTCGCGCGCTGCCCACTGCACGAATGTCGTGCTGAAGATTTGCGTTCCCGAGCCTTCGGTCAACAGGCTGAGCTGGAAGTGCTGCAGGACTTCATCGCCC
This is a stretch of genomic DNA from Edaphobacter acidisoli. It encodes these proteins:
- a CDS encoding Ig-like domain repeat protein — encoded protein: MIRLSRRTLAVLVSAASLMTAAACAQVPAFPGAYGFGANATGGRGGTVYHVTNLGDSGPGSFRDAVSQPDRIIVFDVGGYIVLKSPVSVNGNLTIAGQTAPGGGIGIMGGEVSLSNKSNIIMRNVRIRQGNLDPLTGKSALGMSDSSDIILDHCSFEYGQWDSVDAVGGVNFTVQNSIIADPIEQQFGAHVEVGPSTFYRNLWVNVHNRQPLSKDNTQYINNIIYDYELGYTSGNTGGKFSHDIINNYFIAGPMTSTPSDAFFQMNANQSVYATGNMVDSTADGILNGASNNTVGSSLILNAPWAATTTSIPALSAADAYPSVLAGAGAFPRDEVDNFVTGDAASLGLKGQLYKDQAVTGLSNDGYGTLTGGTEFPNQSGDGIADYWAAANGISTSDASAGNVQYGTTGYTNLEVYINSLVLPAPWSAGDIAGTPMAGASSYNPFKDEWLLIGSGQNASTTFDAGQFASQAWSVDGSFTTKLLSISDAMAEGGIMVRGSNDADSAFVALVADSSGSVSLLSRNADGQSANGVQLRHGPTPLWLRVVRKSGTYAGYISVDGSHWRLVGIANATLPETSRVGLVAASGGTATFGTAAFTSTSLDANTGTPVTLSVSDANLTYPASTKVVVTVAGTSEGRTHGIVRIFDGSTRIATLPLMRDGKAYWDIHSPLGAGTHLLTAAYTGDEDTPPGFSTATSVVVAPAAVRLSAWCWNASVPYGSNYTCFANVSSDAGAPAGTLEYTVDGAPASVRLDHGNARFSVAHPGVGTHTVTLEYPAQGNFAASETLTENFTVTPDSH